One Verrucomicrobiia bacterium genomic region harbors:
- a CDS encoding transposase: MNLELVEPHPRRVLEAFGRGEFDGLEILGQADEKAFFELCFGERMLEELAQGMPTARKKEEVPRWFILAANLSLKLHGEHSFLASERVVRCGGLLGALDPALASKHLDRQSREVALNCTGFNDKNQYDRRSPCDQDTLRKFVHDVSGAQWQEWFNGAVQEAFQAHGFFDPQGVFVGDGSYLFVPDNPAYEGSVVLWFDEHNHPVHYEQLTPQERRRAHRERCYKLVSLLHLRGESYVYAAVAVVPGNAHELPILYQLVENFVRRVGPGVLKKLILDRGFIDGGRISYCKNVLGVDVLIPLKKNMDLWKDAWALSATLPWQPRIVPSRPLKAAPQRPEVIERRERTRRKTLARQKAQEPPPDPATVLTASELCPIKGPQWAEAPVSLHVVVLRETYADGHQEGWALLTTEDFADPQSLPREYACRTTIEERHRQLKCFHDLTDFHSRSFNAVSAQVVFVLLSYTLRQWQLWKELRTDLAGRHPEEIQRQLNLEHQFVVIYLGHAYAQVPLLTFTRLVLELEPEARLRALSKIRQMEESFLSPLVNPRPP, encoded by the coding sequence ATGAACCTGGAACTGGTTGAACCCCATCCCCGCCGGGTGCTGGAGGCCTTCGGACGCGGTGAGTTCGATGGTTTGGAGATCCTGGGTCAGGCCGACGAGAAGGCGTTCTTCGAGTTGTGTTTTGGAGAGCGGATGCTGGAGGAGTTGGCGCAGGGGATGCCGACGGCGCGTAAAAAGGAGGAAGTGCCCCGGTGGTTTATCCTGGCAGCCAACCTGAGTTTGAAGCTGCACGGCGAACATTCCTTTCTGGCCTCGGAGCGGGTGGTGCGGTGCGGCGGGCTGCTCGGAGCCCTGGATCCGGCGCTGGCCTCCAAGCACCTGGATCGGCAGAGCCGGGAAGTGGCGCTGAACTGCACGGGCTTCAATGACAAGAACCAGTACGACCGCCGGAGTCCCTGCGATCAGGACACCTTGCGCAAGTTTGTTCACGATGTGTCGGGGGCTCAGTGGCAGGAGTGGTTCAACGGGGCGGTGCAGGAGGCGTTTCAGGCCCACGGCTTCTTTGATCCCCAGGGCGTGTTTGTCGGGGACGGCAGTTATCTGTTCGTGCCGGACAACCCGGCCTACGAGGGCTCGGTGGTCCTGTGGTTCGACGAGCACAACCATCCGGTTCACTACGAGCAACTGACGCCACAGGAGCGCCGGCGGGCACACCGGGAGCGATGCTACAAGCTGGTGAGTCTGCTGCATCTGCGGGGGGAGTCCTACGTGTACGCCGCTGTGGCGGTCGTGCCGGGCAACGCCCACGAGTTACCGATCCTCTACCAGTTGGTGGAGAATTTCGTGCGCCGGGTGGGACCCGGGGTGCTCAAGAAGTTGATCCTGGACCGGGGCTTTATCGACGGCGGCCGGATCAGCTACTGCAAGAATGTGCTGGGAGTGGATGTGCTCATCCCGCTCAAGAAGAACATGGATCTGTGGAAGGACGCCTGGGCGTTGTCCGCAACCTTGCCCTGGCAACCCCGGATCGTGCCGAGTCGCCCCCTGAAGGCCGCTCCCCAGCGACCCGAAGTCATCGAGCGACGCGAACGGACCCGCCGAAAAACCCTGGCCCGGCAGAAGGCGCAGGAGCCGCCGCCGGATCCGGCCACCGTGCTCACGGCCAGCGAGCTGTGTCCCATCAAGGGCCCCCAGTGGGCGGAGGCCCCCGTGTCCCTCCACGTCGTGGTCCTGCGGGAAACCTACGCCGACGGCCATCAGGAAGGCTGGGCTCTCTTGACCACCGAAGACTTCGCCGATCCCCAGAGCTTGCCCCGGGAGTACGCCTGCCGCACGACCATCGAGGAACGCCACCGCCAGCTCAAATGCTTCCATGACCTCACCGACTTCCACTCCCGCTCCTTCAATGCGGTCAGCGCCCAGGTGGTGTTCGTGCTGCTCAGCTACACGCTGCGCCAATGGCAACTGTGGAAGGAGCTGCGTACGGATCTGGCCGGCCGCCACCCCGAGGAAATCCAACGTCAGCTCAATCTCGAACACCAGTTCGTGGTGATCTACCTGGGGCACGCCTACGCCCAGGTGCCGCTGCTCACCTTCACCCGCCTGGTCCTGGAACTGGAGCCGGAGGCGCGTCTGCGCGCCTTGTCCAAAATCCGCCAAATGGAAGAAAGCTTCCTCAGTCCCCTGGTGAATCCACGTCCGCCCTGA
- a CDS encoding DUF433 domain-containing protein gives MPVLATAHIRLDDRGVAWIDDTNTKVIEVALDMIAHGWSPEEIHFQHPHLSLGQIHAGLGYYYDHKVEMDEQIQRSMESVEQLRAQAGESPIRKRLRQMGKLT, from the coding sequence ATGCCGGTTTTAGCGACCGCCCATATTCGGCTTGATGATCGCGGCGTGGCGTGGATTGACGACACGAACACCAAAGTCATCGAGGTTGCGCTGGACATGATCGCCCACGGGTGGAGTCCGGAGGAGATCCATTTCCAGCATCCGCACCTGTCATTGGGGCAGATTCACGCCGGGCTCGGCTATTACTACGATCACAAAGTCGAGATGGATGAGCAGATTCAACGCAGCATGGAGAGTGTCGAGCAGCTCCGAGCGCAAGCCGGCGAGTCACCGATTCGGAAGCGTTTGCGTCAGATGGGCAAGCTGACGTGA
- a CDS encoding DUF5615 family PIN-like protein, whose amino-acid sequence MSVGLYMDVHVPAAITRGLLLRGVNVLTAQLDGTTELEDPELLDRATELGRVLFSQDEDLLAEATQRQRSGKPFGGVIYAHQLGITIGRAINALEILAEAGTVEDFANRVEYLPP is encoded by the coding sequence GTGAGCGTCGGCCTCTACATGGACGTGCATGTCCCGGCGGCCATCACGCGAGGGTTGTTGCTGCGGGGCGTCAATGTGTTGACCGCGCAACTGGATGGCACCACCGAGTTGGAAGACCCCGAGTTGCTGGACCGCGCCACGGAGCTGGGCCGGGTGCTCTTCAGTCAGGACGAAGACCTGCTCGCGGAGGCCACGCAGCGCCAACGGAGCGGGAAGCCTTTCGGCGGTGTGATCTACGCCCACCAACTCGGGATCACCATTGGGCGGGCGATCAACGCTCTGGAGATCCTCGCCGAGGCCGGGACGGTCGAAGACTTCGCGAATCGCGTCGAGTATCTGCCGCCGTGA
- a CDS encoding antitoxin has product MKTTLEIPDDLFSEAKAKAALEGIELKDLVAESLRLRLATEAMAPTAQGQRVRLPLVPSRRPGTVKLTNAVIAEFEAGLDVGGHE; this is encoded by the coding sequence GTGAAGACCACGTTGGAGATTCCGGACGACTTGTTTAGCGAGGCGAAGGCCAAGGCCGCCTTGGAGGGGATCGAGCTGAAGGACCTGGTCGCCGAGAGCCTGCGGCTGCGGTTGGCGACGGAGGCCATGGCGCCCACGGCGCAAGGGCAGAGAGTTCGGCTCCCCCTTGTCCCCTCCCGGCGCCCCGGCACGGTAAAGCTGACCAACGCCGTGATTGCCGAGTTCGAGGCCGGGCTGGACGTCGGCGGTCATGAGTGA
- a CDS encoding PIN domain-containing protein, translated as MSELVDSNVWVALAFESHEHHSAARAWLDGVVPPERACFCRMTQNSFLRLATSVRFFREEALTNRAALAAYRALRGDQRVAWAAELAGIEEPWWLLADREQPALNVRLLG; from the coding sequence ATGAGTGAGCTCGTGGACAGCAATGTCTGGGTCGCGCTGGCCTTTGAGAGCCATGAGCACCATTCCGCGGCGCGGGCGTGGCTGGACGGCGTTGTGCCGCCGGAGCGGGCATGTTTCTGCCGCATGACCCAGAACTCGTTTCTGCGGCTGGCGACGAGCGTGAGATTCTTCCGGGAGGAAGCGCTGACGAACCGCGCCGCGCTGGCGGCCTACCGGGCGTTGCGCGGGGATCAGCGGGTGGCGTGGGCCGCGGAGCTGGCCGGCATCGAAGAGCCCTGGTGGCTGCTTGCGGACCGGGAGCAGCCCGCGCTAAACGTTCGGCTGCTCGGGTGA
- a CDS encoding DUF1269 domain-containing protein, with translation MSTLIVIAYPDLHQAEEVRLKLRKLQKDYLIDLEDAVVATKDAGGKIKLHQAVNLTAAGAASGGFWGALIGMIFLNPLLGMAVGAGAGALSGKVSDYGINDQFMKDLAASLCPGSSALFVLVKKVTPDKVLQELEGSGGKVLKTSLSDEDEAKLQAALDAVKP, from the coding sequence ATGAGTACCCTGATCGTCATCGCCTATCCCGACCTGCACCAGGCCGAGGAAGTCCGTCTCAAACTCCGCAAGCTCCAGAAGGATTACCTGATTGACCTCGAAGACGCGGTCGTCGCCACCAAGGACGCGGGTGGCAAGATCAAGCTCCACCAGGCCGTGAATCTCACCGCGGCCGGGGCCGCCAGCGGCGGCTTCTGGGGCGCGCTGATCGGAATGATCTTCCTGAACCCGCTGCTCGGCATGGCGGTCGGGGCCGGGGCCGGGGCCCTCTCGGGCAAGGTGTCCGACTACGGCATCAACGACCAGTTCATGAAGGACCTTGCAGCCTCCCTGTGTCCCGGCAGTTCCGCGCTGTTCGTGCTCGTCAAGAAAGTCACGCCGGACAAGGTGCTCCAGGAACTCGAGGGCAGCGGCGGCAAGGTGCTCAAAACGTCCCTCTCGGACGAGGACGAAGCCAAACTCCAGGCCGCACTGGATGCCGTGAAACCCTAG
- a CDS encoding efflux RND transporter permease subunit, translating to MNLGVVSVQKDRVFYISMLLVLLGGVWAYHSIGRLEDPEFTIKEALIITPYPGASAEEVALEVSNPIENACQTLGQLKRVESESIRGRSIVRAVIRDQFDREAIPQVWDELRRKINDAQRQLPPSARGRSLVIDDFGDVYGIFLAITGEGYTQPELRRYAEFLRRELQVVTDVKKVDLFSEQQEVVFLEISRQRLAQLGINEEQIYAQLQAKNVVADGGRVRIGTGYPALDPTGGFASADEMLDLVIGSDRTGRQLLLRDVATIQRGYDEPPRRILKFDGQSGIGIGVSTVQGGNVVTMGDGVRRKLEELKGNQPIGIEIGQINFQPTDVTSAVNAFVLNLAMSVIIVVAVLLFAMGVRAGALIGGVLLLTILATVVVMNAKGILLERISLGSFIIALCMLTDNAIVVAEGLKVGIEAGRKKLDVVRNVVAQTQWPLFGATVIAVVAFAAIGLSDDSTGEYCNSLFWVIFLSLGLSWITAITYTPLLGHLLFKPDPAAASRDPYAGRMFQWYRGLLVLALRHRWVVIALSVGLFASSLWGFRFVKQSFFPPATRPQFMVDCFLPAGTHIRESERFADTVQQFIQTQPGVQHVSTFIGGGAMRFLLVYSPESENRAYVEFLVSVDDSRKIDGLIEKVQAYLDQEHPDANAVAKKFLLGPGAGGRIQARFSGPDSAVLRGLADRAVQVIRDSGNGVCVRHDWQERELAVRPEVLELSARRNGITRVEVAQALEAAFEGRTVGFYREPGGAATGVFPQETRLLPIVARPPLTERTDVNALRSLNIWSPVAGRMIPLSQVTADARLDWEDPIVMRRDRFPTITVHADPRTGLPSQLFARVRPEIEAIELPEGYTLEWGGEHEDSGDARGALAKRLPGALLIMVFTVVCLFNSVRITAVIWLTVPLCVIGVVAGLLITNQPFGFMALLGALSLSGGQIKNAIVLIDEYRLQLHTLRKPAYQAILDGSVGRLRPVALVLVTTVLGMFPLVPDPFFSAMAVAIIFGLAFAGVLTMIVVPCLYCIAFGINENSTEPLPLKDQEDSSAGGEAR from the coding sequence ATGAATCTCGGAGTGGTTTCCGTACAGAAGGACCGGGTTTTCTACATCTCGATGCTCCTCGTCCTCCTCGGAGGGGTCTGGGCGTATCACTCCATCGGCCGGCTCGAGGATCCGGAATTCACGATCAAGGAGGCCTTGATCATCACGCCCTACCCGGGCGCAAGCGCCGAGGAGGTCGCCCTGGAAGTCAGCAATCCGATCGAAAATGCCTGCCAGACCCTCGGGCAGCTCAAGCGCGTGGAGTCCGAGTCCATTCGCGGACGCTCCATCGTCCGGGCCGTGATCCGGGACCAGTTCGACCGCGAGGCCATTCCGCAGGTCTGGGATGAACTCCGGCGCAAGATCAATGACGCGCAGCGCCAACTGCCGCCCTCGGCACGCGGACGCTCGCTGGTCATTGACGATTTCGGCGACGTCTACGGCATCTTCCTCGCCATCACCGGCGAGGGCTACACCCAGCCCGAACTCCGCCGTTACGCCGAGTTCCTCCGTCGGGAACTTCAGGTCGTGACCGACGTCAAGAAGGTGGACCTGTTCTCGGAACAGCAGGAGGTGGTCTTTCTCGAAATCTCACGACAGCGCTTGGCCCAACTCGGGATCAACGAGGAACAGATCTATGCCCAACTCCAGGCAAAGAACGTGGTCGCAGACGGCGGCCGGGTGCGCATCGGCACCGGCTACCCCGCGCTCGACCCAACCGGCGGTTTTGCCTCCGCCGACGAAATGCTCGATCTCGTGATCGGCTCCGATCGCACGGGCCGGCAACTGCTCCTCCGGGATGTCGCAACCATCCAGCGCGGCTACGACGAGCCCCCCCGGCGCATTCTCAAGTTCGACGGCCAGTCAGGCATCGGCATCGGCGTCTCGACGGTCCAGGGGGGCAACGTCGTCACCATGGGCGACGGCGTGCGGCGAAAGCTCGAGGAATTGAAGGGCAACCAGCCGATCGGCATCGAGATCGGCCAGATCAACTTCCAGCCCACGGACGTCACCAGCGCGGTCAACGCCTTCGTCCTCAATCTCGCGATGTCCGTGATCATCGTCGTCGCGGTGCTCCTGTTCGCGATGGGGGTCCGGGCAGGCGCGCTGATCGGCGGCGTTCTGTTGCTGACGATCCTCGCCACCGTGGTCGTGATGAACGCGAAGGGCATCCTGCTCGAGCGCATTTCGCTGGGCTCCTTCATCATCGCGCTGTGCATGCTCACCGACAACGCGATCGTCGTTGCCGAGGGCCTGAAGGTGGGCATCGAGGCCGGCCGGAAGAAGCTCGACGTGGTCCGCAACGTGGTCGCGCAGACCCAGTGGCCGCTGTTTGGTGCCACGGTCATTGCCGTGGTCGCGTTCGCCGCCATCGGCCTTTCGGACGACTCGACGGGGGAGTACTGCAATTCGCTGTTCTGGGTGATCTTCCTTTCCCTGGGCCTGAGCTGGATCACCGCCATAACGTACACCCCACTGCTGGGCCACCTGCTCTTCAAGCCCGACCCGGCGGCGGCCAGCCGTGATCCGTACGCCGGCCGCATGTTCCAGTGGTACCGGGGCCTGCTCGTGCTGGCGCTCCGCCACCGCTGGGTGGTGATCGCCCTTTCCGTCGGCCTGTTCGCGTCGTCGCTCTGGGGGTTCCGCTTCGTCAAACAGAGCTTCTTCCCGCCGGCGACCCGCCCGCAGTTCATGGTGGATTGCTTCCTGCCCGCCGGCACCCACATCCGCGAATCGGAACGGTTTGCCGACACCGTCCAGCAGTTCATCCAGACCCAGCCGGGGGTCCAGCACGTCTCGACGTTCATCGGCGGCGGCGCCATGCGCTTCCTGCTGGTGTACAGCCCGGAGTCGGAAAACCGGGCGTACGTCGAATTCCTCGTCAGTGTGGACGACTCCCGGAAGATAGACGGGCTGATCGAAAAGGTGCAGGCATACCTCGACCAGGAGCATCCCGACGCCAACGCCGTCGCAAAGAAATTCCTGCTCGGCCCCGGCGCCGGCGGTCGCATCCAGGCACGCTTCAGCGGTCCCGACTCCGCGGTGCTGCGCGGCCTGGCCGACCGGGCGGTTCAGGTCATCCGCGACTCGGGCAACGGGGTTTGCGTGCGGCATGACTGGCAGGAACGGGAACTCGCGGTGCGCCCCGAGGTCCTCGAACTTTCGGCGCGTCGCAACGGCATCACCCGGGTGGAGGTCGCCCAGGCCCTCGAAGCGGCCTTCGAGGGCCGCACCGTCGGCTTCTACCGGGAGCCCGGTGGCGCGGCCACCGGCGTCTTCCCGCAGGAGACGCGCCTGCTGCCGATCGTGGCCCGTCCCCCGCTCACCGAGCGCACCGACGTCAACGCGCTCCGCAGCCTGAACATCTGGAGTCCGGTGGCCGGCCGGATGATCCCGCTCAGCCAGGTCACCGCCGACGCCCGGCTCGATTGGGAGGATCCCATCGTCATGCGCCGGGACCGCTTCCCGACCATCACGGTCCATGCCGATCCCCGGACCGGCCTCCCCAGCCAGCTGTTCGCCCGGGTCCGGCCGGAGATCGAGGCCATCGAACTCCCCGAGGGCTACACGCTCGAGTGGGGTGGGGAACACGAGGATTCCGGCGACGCGCGCGGCGCCCTCGCCAAAAGGCTCCCGGGAGCGCTCCTGATCATGGTCTTCACGGTCGTCTGCCTCTTCAACTCGGTCCGGATCACCGCAGTGATCTGGCTGACCGTGCCGCTGTGCGTCATCGGCGTGGTGGCCGGCCTGCTGATCACCAACCAACCCTTCGGCTTCATGGCTCTCCTGGGAGCCCTCTCCCTGTCCGGCGGCCAGATCAAGAACGCCATCGTCCTCATTGACGAATACCGGCTGCAGTTGCACACCCTGCGCAAACCGGCCTATCAGGCGATCCTCGACGGCAGCGTCGGCCGTCTGAGGCCGGTGGCGCTGGTCCTGGTCACCACGGTGCTGGGCATGTTTCCCCTCGTCCCGGACCCCTTCTTCTCGGCCATGGCCGTCGCGATCATCTTCGGCCTCGCCTTCGCGGGCGTCCTCACGATGATCGTCGTCCCCTGCCTCTACTGCATCGCCTTCGGGATCAATGAGAATTCAACCGAACCGCTGCCGTTGAAGGACCAGGAGGATTCTTCGGCCGGCGGGGAGGCCCGGTGA
- a CDS encoding efflux RND transporter periplasmic adaptor subunit: MIRPMNARSSGSRGLGPSAPFTLAIIFLVVGCSRSEPEPSAVTRPVKTVLLSAGGEPRVRTFSGRAVATQEAELAFQVSGVLIRLPVREGQRVAQGAVVAQLRQDEFEARQKSLQSQLDQAQAALRALRAGARPEEQLRLEADVRAAEARLTNARSRYGRFKELVATEAVSREEFEVAETGLLVAQEDLESARQRLLAGAGGRVEDIEAREADVRGLEARVREATIQFEDSTLRAPYDGVISQRFVEENQNVRATEPVVRIQKADAIDIVVDLPESFMAAGLNPGDVLDVVAEFSAAPGQRFPLTVREIAKVADPVTQTFRVRAGMTTPPGTNILPGMTATATVTYRRGGPAGNRLLVPLSAIYQEGAGQQVAWVIGSDQTVQRRPVTLGATSGGLIEVVDGLQPGSRIAVAGVRFLRDGMKVRDLGDALGGNTP; this comes from the coding sequence ATGATCAGACCCATGAACGCCCGGAGTTCCGGCAGCAGGGGGCTTGGGCCCAGTGCGCCCTTCACCCTGGCCATTATTTTTCTCGTCGTCGGGTGTTCGCGGTCCGAGCCGGAGCCGTCCGCCGTGACGCGTCCGGTGAAGACGGTGCTGCTGTCCGCCGGTGGGGAGCCGCGGGTGCGCACCTTCTCCGGCCGGGCCGTGGCGACCCAGGAAGCCGAGCTCGCCTTCCAGGTGTCCGGCGTGCTGATCCGCCTGCCGGTCCGGGAAGGTCAGCGGGTCGCCCAGGGCGCGGTGGTCGCCCAGCTCCGGCAGGATGAATTTGAAGCCCGGCAGAAGTCGCTGCAGAGCCAGCTGGACCAGGCGCAGGCCGCCCTGCGCGCGTTGAGGGCCGGGGCCCGTCCCGAGGAGCAGCTGCGCCTCGAGGCCGACGTGCGGGCGGCGGAGGCCCGGCTGACCAATGCCCGGTCACGGTACGGGCGTTTCAAGGAACTGGTGGCGACGGAGGCCGTGTCGCGCGAGGAATTTGAGGTTGCAGAGACCGGCCTGCTCGTCGCGCAGGAGGATCTGGAAAGCGCCCGTCAGCGGCTGCTGGCCGGCGCCGGCGGGCGCGTGGAGGACATCGAGGCCCGGGAAGCCGACGTGCGCGGGCTGGAAGCCCGGGTGCGCGAGGCGACCATCCAGTTTGAGGACAGCACCCTCCGCGCGCCGTATGACGGCGTGATTTCCCAGCGGTTTGTCGAGGAGAACCAGAATGTCCGGGCGACCGAGCCGGTGGTGCGCATTCAGAAGGCCGATGCCATTGACATCGTGGTGGACCTGCCGGAGTCCTTCATGGCCGCGGGTCTGAATCCGGGCGACGTGCTGGACGTGGTGGCGGAATTCAGCGCCGCGCCCGGGCAGCGATTCCCCCTGACCGTCAGGGAAATCGCCAAGGTCGCCGACCCGGTCACGCAAACCTTTCGCGTGCGTGCCGGCATGACCACGCCGCCCGGCACCAACATCCTGCCCGGCATGACCGCCACGGCCACCGTCACGTACCGCCGCGGCGGCCCGGCCGGGAACCGGCTCCTGGTCCCGCTTTCCGCGATTTATCAGGAGGGTGCCGGCCAGCAGGTCGCCTGGGTGATCGGGTCGGACCAGACCGTTCAGCGGCGTCCGGTAACGCTTGGGGCGACTTCGGGGGGGCTGATTGAAGTCGTGGACGGCCTCCAGCCGGGCAGCCGCATCGCGGTGGCCGGAGTGCGGTTCCTGCGGGATGGCATGAAGGTCCGCGACCTGGGGGATGCGCTCGGAGGCAACACGCCATGA
- a CDS encoding dipeptidase, with product MTPAAVLQYLSSNEERFIGELFEYARIPSISAQSDHADDMNRAAQWLVQRALAAGLKAEVRPTSGRPVVIAKTPGQDPKKPTFLVYGHYDVQPPDPLDLWTSPPFEPRRVGRNVYARGISDNKGQHLAHINAVEAWLKTGNTLPCNVNFLIEGEEEVGSKALYGFLPKNAKELACAALVVSDTEIPSMKHPALCYSLRGMAPLEIRLDGPDRDLHSGLFGGAVDNPAMVLCQLLGQLRDKRGRFTIPGFYEDVVKLSAYERKQMAKVPFNEAKFRKSVGVSALFGEAGYTPDEQRAARPTFEINGLTSGYQGEGGKTIIPSWASAKITMRLVPDQDPKQINALVRKHLKAICPPTVKLTITEGQGGGPYLVDPAGPLAQACMRAAKSGFGHECVLVRGGGSIPIIAAFKQHLKADSLMLGLALPDDNAHSPDEKFSLDAYMAGMRMGAHLWPELAAVA from the coding sequence ATGACTCCAGCAGCGGTTCTCCAATACCTTTCGAGCAACGAAGAACGCTTTATCGGGGAGCTGTTCGAGTACGCCCGCATTCCGAGCATCAGTGCGCAGTCCGACCACGCCGATGACATGAACCGTGCCGCACAGTGGCTGGTCCAGCGCGCCCTCGCGGCCGGGCTCAAGGCGGAGGTCCGCCCGACGTCCGGCCGCCCGGTGGTGATTGCGAAGACGCCCGGTCAGGACCCGAAGAAGCCCACGTTCCTCGTTTACGGTCACTACGACGTGCAGCCGCCGGACCCGCTGGACCTCTGGACGTCGCCGCCGTTCGAGCCGCGGCGTGTCGGCCGCAACGTGTACGCCCGCGGCATCAGCGACAACAAGGGCCAGCATCTGGCCCACATCAATGCGGTCGAGGCCTGGCTCAAGACCGGGAACACGCTGCCGTGCAATGTCAATTTTCTGATCGAGGGCGAGGAGGAAGTGGGCTCGAAGGCGCTGTACGGGTTCCTGCCGAAGAACGCGAAGGAACTGGCGTGTGCGGCCCTGGTGGTGTCCGACACCGAGATTCCCAGCATGAAACACCCGGCGCTCTGCTACTCGCTGCGGGGCATGGCGCCGTTGGAGATCCGGCTGGACGGGCCCGATCGCGACCTGCACTCGGGGCTGTTTGGCGGCGCGGTGGACAATCCGGCGATGGTGTTGTGCCAGTTGCTCGGGCAGCTGCGGGACAAGCGGGGGCGCTTCACGATCCCGGGGTTCTACGAGGACGTGGTGAAACTTTCGGCCTACGAGCGCAAGCAGATGGCCAAGGTGCCGTTCAACGAGGCGAAATTCCGCAAATCGGTGGGCGTGTCGGCCCTGTTTGGCGAGGCGGGCTACACGCCGGATGAACAACGCGCCGCGCGGCCCACCTTCGAAATCAATGGCCTCACCAGCGGCTACCAGGGGGAGGGTGGCAAGACGATCATCCCTTCCTGGGCCAGCGCCAAGATCACCATGCGCCTCGTCCCGGACCAGGATCCGAAGCAGATCAACGCGCTGGTCAGGAAGCATCTGAAGGCGATTTGTCCGCCCACCGTGAAACTCACCATCACGGAAGGGCAGGGCGGGGGGCCGTATCTCGTGGACCCTGCCGGGCCGCTGGCCCAGGCCTGCATGCGGGCCGCCAAGTCCGGATTCGGCCACGAATGCGTGCTCGTTCGCGGCGGGGGCAGCATTCCGATCATTGCGGCATTCAAGCAGCATTTGAAGGCCGACTCGCTGATGCTCGGCCTCGCGCTGCCGGATGACAATGCCCACTCGCCCGACGAGAAATTTTCGCTCGACGCCTACATGGCCGGGATGCGCATGGGGGCGCATCTCTGGCCCGAGCTGGCCGCGGTGGCTTGA